One segment of Raphanus sativus cultivar WK10039 unplaced genomic scaffold, ASM80110v3 Scaffold0597, whole genome shotgun sequence DNA contains the following:
- the LOC130502594 gene encoding uncharacterized protein LOC130502594, translating to MGDEDNRNNGMDQLLLDALTARMTTLMDQRLEHFRAEVVHSDRERPRRTSDRSATESYYSHSNRSIGTRRRRRDQEERPKTSDPLGGLKLKIPEFKDYTAEYKMKLAPTEFKEYALSWWDNLVTARRRAGDFPVETWNQMKVIMRKRFVPSHYHRELHFKLRTLSQGSRSVEEYYKEMETLMLRADIQEDREATMARFMGGLNRDIMDRLEVHHYVEMEELLHKAIMFEQQLKRRSYKSSYGASKPHYQKDEKTRESRPFSKPKVEEQSVKGKEVATASKSRDIQCYKCKGYGHYASSCSNKRVILIRENGDIESEEEVSESEEERVEMPTRGELLVTRRTLNLQAKTDGNEQRENLFHTRCMVHGKVCSLVIDGGSCTNVASETMVEKLGLKVIKRPTAYKLQWLNDEGELEVKHQVKVPLSIGKYEEEILCDVLPMDAGHILLGRPWQSDRKEFKDVFPEEAPQGLPPIRGIEHQIDFIPGASLPNKPAYRTNPLETKELQQRVTELMDKGHIRESMSPCAVPVEMKLLLVPKKDGSWRMCFVVSADGIKVDEEKIKAIKEWPSPKTVGEVRSFHGLAGFYRKFVKDFSTVAAPLTEVIKKNVGFKWEQFQEEAFQALKEKLTNSPVLSLPDFSKTFEIECDASGIGVGAVLMQEKKPIAFFSEKLGGATLNYPTYDKELYALVRALQTWQHYLWPKEFVIHTDHESLKHLKGQQKLNKRHARWIEFIETFPYVIKYKKGKENIVADALSRRYDDGFLFFENRLCVPNSSLRDLFVKEAHAGGLGGHFGVAKTLNVMQDHFYWPHMRRDVEKACERCVTCKQAKSKVQSHGLYTPLPIPLHPWHDISMDFVVGLPRTKTGKDSVFVVVDRFSKMAHFIPCHKTDDAVNVANMFFKEIVRLHGMPRTIVSDRDTKFLSFFWKTLWSKLGTKLCFSTTCHPQSDGQTEVVNRTLSTLLRALIKKNLRTWEECLPHVEFAYNHARHSASKFSPFEIVYGFNPLSPLDLMPLPLIWIHLRKDRFPNERKSKLMPRLDGPFKVIRKINNNAYQLDLQDETDLRSNPSQVGEDDVILTSNGTKDMEQLEPELKEVEERTMKQLEPEETNGKDLEVPVGPMTRSKQARFNQAFHKLLYTIQGSLECAYPTTLVVIQAV from the exons ATGGGAGACGAGGACAATAGGAATAATGGAATGGATCAACTGTTACTTGATGCTTTGACTGCACGCATGACTACTTTGATGGATCAGAGACTAGAACACTTCAGGGCTGAGGTTGTGCACTCAGATCGTGAGAGACCTAGAAGGACTTCAGATCGATCTGCTACAGAAAGTTACTATAGCCATTCAAACCGATCCATTGGTACTAGAAGAAGGAGGCGTGACCAGGAAGAAAGGCCAAAAACCAGTGATCCTCTTGGTGGTCTGAAACTGAAAATTCCTGAGTTTAAAG ACTACACTGCAGAGTATAAAATGAAACTTGCTCCTACTGAGTTCAAGGAGTATGCTTTAAGTTGGTGGGATAACTTGGTTACAGCAAGAAGAAGAGCTGGAGATTTTCCTGTTGAAACCTGGAACCAGATGAAGGTAATCATGAGGAAGAGATTTGTACCGAGCCACTACCACAGAGAGTTGCATTTCAAGCTCAGAACACTGTCTCAAGGAAGTAGATCAGTTGAGGAATATTATAAGGAAATGGAAACCCTTATGCTGAGAGCTGACATACAAGAAGACAGAGAAGCAACAATGGCCAGATTCATGGGTGGTCTAAACAGAGACATCATGGACAGACTTGAAGTTCACCACTACGTTGAGATGGAAGAGCTTCTGCACAAGGCGATTATGTTTGAACAGCagttaaaaagaagaagttacaaGTCTAGCTATGGAGCCAGCAAACCACACTACCAGAAGGACGAAAAGACCAGAGAATCCAGACCATTCTCCAAGCCTAAAGTGGAGGAACAAAGTGTTAAAGGAAAGGAAGTAGCCACTGCATCCAAATCCAGAGACATACAGTGCTACAAGTGTAAAGGATATGGACACTATGCCAGTAGCTGCTCCAACAAAAGGGTAATACTCATCAGAGAAAATGGTGACATTGAATCCGAGGAAGAGGTATCTGAGTCTGAAGAAGAAAGGGTGGAAATGCCAACTCGTGGAGAGTTACTTGTTACTAGAAGAACACTGAATCTTCAAGCCAAGACTGATGGAAATGAGCAGAGAGAGAATCTGTTTCACACTCGCTGTATGGTTCACGGGAAGGTTTGCAgcttggttatagatggaggaagttgtaccAATGTTGCAAGTGAAACCATGGTGGAGAAACTTGGTCTGAAGGTCATAAAAAGACCAACAGCTTACAAGTTGCAATGGCTTAATGATGAAGGAGAGCTAGAGGTGAAGCACCAAGTTAAGGTACCATTGTCTATTGGGAAGTATGAGGAAGAGATACTGTGTGATGTCTTACCAATGGATGCTGGACACATACTGCTTGGAAGACCTTGGCAATCCGACAGAA AGGAATTCAAAGATGTTTTTCCAGAAGAAGCTCCACAAGGACTGCCACCTATCAGAGGAATAGAGCATCAAATCGATTTTATTCCAGGAGCTTCTCTTCCAAACAAaccagcctatagaaccaatCCTCTGGAGACCAAAGAGCTACAGCAACGAGTCACTGAGCTTATGGATAAAGGTCATATTCGTGAGAGCATGAGCCCATGTGCAGTTcctgttgagatgaagc TCTTACttgtaccaaagaaagatggtagctggagaatgt gttttgttgtgagtgcagatggaatcaaggttgatgaagaaaagatcaaagctaTCAAAGAATGGCCAAGCCCAAAGACAGTTGGTGAAGTGAGAAGCTTCCATGGTCTAGCCGGATTCTACAGAAAATTTGTCAAGGATTTTAGTACTGTGGCTGCACCACTGACTGAAGTAATCAAGAAAAACGTTGGGTTCAAGTGGGAACAATTCCAAGAAGAAGCATTCCAAGCCTTGAAAGAGAAACTCACCAATTCACCAGTTCTTTCTCTCCCTgacttttctaaaacatttgaaatagaatgtgatgcttctggtattGGTGTAGGTGCTGTACTTATGCAGGAAAAGAAACCTATAGCTTTttttagtgaaaagcttggagggGCTACTCTGAACTATCCAACGTATGACAAAGAGCTCTATGCGCTTGTGAGGGCTTTGCAAACATGGCAACACTAtctctggcctaaggagttcgtcatccacactgatcatgagtctctaaAGCATCTCAAGGGACAACAGAAACTAAACAAGAGACATGCTAGATGGATcgaattcattgaaacctttccttatgtgatcaaatacaagaaaggtaaggaaaacatagttgctgatgcactatctcgaaggtat GATGAtggttttctcttctttgaaaaTAGACTATGTGTGCCTAACTCttctttgagagatttgtttGTCAAGGAAGCTCACGCAGGTGGACTTGGAGGGCATTTTGGCGTGGCTAAGACACTGAACGTAATGCAGGAtcacttctattggccacacaTGAGGAGAGATGTAGAAAAAGCTTGTGAAAGGTGTGTCACTTGCAAACAGGCTAAGTCCAAAGTCCAAAGCCACGGTctgtatactcctttacccattCCTTTGCATCCATGGCATGACATTTCAATGGATTTTGTTGTTGGATTACCTAGGACTAAGACTGGAAAGGATTCTGTGTTTGTAGTCGTTGATAGGTTTTCTaaaatggctcattttattccatgTCATAAGACTGACGATGCTGTGAATGTTGCTAATATGTTCTTTAAAGAAATTGTTAGACTTCATGGAATGCCTAGGAcaattgtttctgatagagacaccaagtttcttagcttcttttggaaaaccttgtggtctaagttaggaACTAAGCTGTgtttctctactacttgtcatccacagtctgatggacaaactgaagttgTCAATAGAACATTGTCTAC cttgcTGCGTGCATTGATTAAAAAGAACCttaggacttgggaagaatgtttgcctcatgtagaatttgcttataatcatgctAGGCATTCTGCATCTAAGTTCTCGCCATTTGAAATTGTCTATGGTTTCAATCCTTTATcacctttggatctaatgcctttaccttTGA TTTGGATACACCTGAGGAAGGACAGATTTCCTAACGAAAGAAAATCCAAACTCATGCCTAGACTAGATGGTCCTTTCAAAGTCATCaggaagatcaacaacaatgcctatcaactcgatctccaag ATGAaacggatttgaggtcaaatccttctcaagtgggagaggatgatgtgatcttgacaagcaatggaactaaagatatggaacagcttgaaccagagcttaaggaagttgaagaaagaaccatgaagcagcttgaacctgaggaaacaaatggcaaggacttagaagtaccagttggtccaatgactagatccaagcaagccagattcaatcaagctttccataaactcttatacactatccagggcagtctagagtgtgcttatccaactactctggttgtgattcaagccgtctaa